The following are encoded in a window of Bacillota bacterium genomic DNA:
- a CDS encoding dephospho-CoA kinase has product MLVVGLTGGIASGKSTVANHLRSLGAYVVDCDRIARQVVEPGKPALAAIVEEFGPEMLQGDGSLNRRRLGELVFREPDLRRRLEEITHPYILARMDQEIAKHADGSDVPVIVDVPLLYEQNLAGRFDRVIVVYAPESLQLERLMRRDGLSRDEAWRRIRAQMPMEEKRQLADYVLDNRGGLEALKTQVETLWKELKLIAHRTHCPRSKEG; this is encoded by the coding sequence ATGCTTGTGGTCGGGTTGACCGGGGGTATCGCGTCAGGCAAAAGCACAGTGGCAAATCACTTGAGGAGCCTGGGCGCATACGTCGTGGATTGTGATCGCATTGCCCGCCAGGTGGTGGAACCGGGGAAGCCAGCCCTCGCGGCCATCGTGGAGGAATTTGGTCCGGAGATGTTGCAGGGGGACGGTAGTCTGAATAGAAGAAGGCTCGGTGAGCTAGTGTTTCGGGAGCCGGACCTTCGACGGCGGTTGGAGGAGATCACCCACCCTTACATCCTAGCTCGGATGGATCAGGAGATCGCCAAGCATGCCGATGGGTCGGATGTCCCGGTGATCGTGGATGTCCCCTTGCTTTATGAGCAGAATCTGGCCGGTCGGTTTGACCGAGTAATTGTGGTTTATGCTCCGGAATCCCTGCAGCTTGAGCGTTTGATGCGGCGGGATGGACTGAGTCGGGATGAGGCCTGGCGGCGGATCCGGGCCCAGATGCCCATGGAGGAAAAGCGACAGCTTGCTGATTATGTCCTCGACAACCGCGGGGGACTGGAGGCTTTGAAAACCCAGGTAGAAACTCTATGGAAGGAGTTAAAGCTCATTGCGCATCGCACTCATTGCCCACGATCGAAAGAAGGATGA
- the mgsA gene encoding methylglyoxal synthase translates to MVAFVQAHQKVFAQCQLVATGTTGRIIQEKTGLMVERMCSGPLGGDQQIGAGVASGTIQAVIFLRDPLTAQPHEPDITALLRVCDVHNVPLATNRATADLVVDAIRVRLQIQ, encoded by the coding sequence ATGGTTGCCTTTGTACAGGCCCATCAGAAAGTATTTGCCCAGTGTCAGTTGGTGGCCACCGGGACCACCGGTCGGATCATTCAGGAGAAAACGGGACTGATGGTGGAACGGATGTGTTCCGGTCCTTTGGGAGGGGACCAGCAGATTGGCGCGGGGGTAGCCAGCGGAACCATCCAGGCGGTGATCTTTCTGCGGGATCCCCTCACCGCCCAGCCCCACGAACCGGATATCACCGCACTGTTAAGGGTTTGTGACGTACATAATGTGCCCTTGGCCACTAACCGGGCCACCGCGGATTTGGTGGTGGATGCTATCCGGGTACGTCTGCAGATCCAATAG
- a CDS encoding lytic transglycosylase domain-containing protein: MAEGRRSRAGWFLLIFLILVLVLGQVRWFLQKLYPITYVDEIGYHAWQRGVDPFLVYAVMYVESRLIPQAVSHRGARGLMQIMPDTARWIAKEMGIEDFHEDMLSDPGINISMGTWYLGSLYREFGADDVIVLAAYNAGRGNVARWLEEAVWSGKVTDVEQIPFPETREYVQRVLRIRDWYRYIYGGQWPRRNGGGEMATWGF; the protein is encoded by the coding sequence TTGGCAGAGGGACGACGTTCCCGGGCGGGATGGTTTCTGCTTATTTTCTTGATCCTGGTGCTGGTTTTGGGTCAAGTCCGGTGGTTTTTACAGAAGCTTTATCCCATCACTTATGTGGACGAGATCGGTTATCATGCTTGGCAGAGGGGCGTAGATCCCTTCTTGGTCTATGCGGTGATGTATGTGGAAAGCCGCCTCATCCCCCAGGCGGTCTCCCACCGGGGAGCCCGGGGGCTGATGCAGATTATGCCCGATACGGCCCGCTGGATCGCCAAGGAGATGGGTATAGAGGATTTCCATGAGGATATGTTGTCCGATCCCGGCATAAACATTTCTATGGGGACATGGTACTTGGGGAGTTTGTACCGGGAGTTTGGGGCCGACGATGTGATCGTGCTTGCCGCGTACAACGCCGGTCGGGGGAACGTGGCCCGGTGGCTAGAGGAGGCGGTCTGGTCGGGGAAGGTGACCGACGTGGAACAGATTCCCTTCCCGGAGACCAGGGAGTATGTCCAGCGGGTGCTGCGGATCCGGGATTGGTACCGGTATATCTACGGCGGCCAGTGGCCCAGGCGCAACGGGGGAGGGGAAATGGCGACATGGGGGTTTTGA
- a CDS encoding ABC transporter substrate-binding protein produces MKRCLFSLGIPLLVLFPWSVVAQNVVKVGMEQIPSSFDPFGAYTGAEAAFFELFFDSLYRLGPGGSLIPWLAAEEPHILEVGNQLQMVIPLRSGVRWHDGNSFTVEDVLYTFQEIYLNPQHPRSSLWRTAVLGAEATGTDEISLVINGERMLYVFELLCRPLFPQGFAQGGPVPVQDLVGTGPFLFNDRLGDGYLTVRRNWWYHAQGWQIEGGSVGPHLSGLLFKAVPAAGVEEAFQRKDIDLFLGTAQLDPARAYWISCADGIRLLAFNLRRNPGGDRAFRRAIAAVTGQLLAELGDLGPSPIPFARPEEPARNILAQAGYTWDEAGSLIFPNGSPLPELRLVVLAGEKDFWRRFFAQGLREKLAELGVKVELTEGDTASLLETVFLHYDYDLLIYGWQISQGFPVHLVELLYSGTAGQFGPNISGFAHPEYDFHVAKLLAADSLGEISAQAGELVRIVAEELPLLPLFFNEDGFIHSKDSSVRRYFNFAGGFWSFAGFHFAP; encoded by the coding sequence TTGAAACGGTGCCTGTTCAGCCTGGGGATTCCCCTCTTGGTCCTTTTCCCTTGGTCGGTGGTAGCCCAAAATGTGGTGAAGGTGGGAATGGAGCAGATCCCCAGTTCCTTTGATCCCTTTGGCGCATATACTGGTGCAGAAGCGGCTTTTTTTGAACTCTTTTTCGACAGTCTCTACCGCTTAGGGCCCGGCGGGAGTCTGATTCCCTGGTTAGCTGCGGAGGAACCGCACATTTTGGAGGTGGGGAATCAGCTGCAGATGGTGATCCCCTTGCGATCCGGAGTGCGTTGGCATGATGGGAATAGCTTTACTGTCGAAGATGTGTTGTATACCTTCCAGGAGATCTATTTGAACCCCCAGCATCCCCGCAGCAGTCTGTGGCGGACGGCGGTGTTGGGGGCGGAAGCCACAGGAACCGATGAAATCTCGCTGGTGATCAACGGAGAACGGATGTTGTATGTCTTCGAACTGTTGTGTCGGCCCCTTTTCCCCCAGGGTTTTGCCCAAGGGGGCCCCGTGCCGGTCCAGGATTTGGTGGGCACCGGACCATTCCTTTTCAATGACCGGTTGGGCGACGGTTACTTGACGGTCCGGCGGAACTGGTGGTATCATGCCCAAGGTTGGCAGATCGAGGGAGGCAGCGTGGGGCCACATCTATCAGGACTGTTGTTCAAGGCGGTACCAGCGGCTGGTGTCGAGGAAGCCTTCCAACGGAAGGACATTGATCTTTTCCTGGGTACCGCCCAGTTGGATCCGGCGAGAGCCTATTGGATCAGTTGTGCCGATGGGATACGGCTGCTTGCCTTCAACCTGCGGCGCAACCCGGGAGGGGATCGTGCCTTTCGGCGGGCAATTGCAGCCGTGACCGGCCAGTTACTGGCGGAATTGGGGGACTTAGGTCCATCCCCGATTCCCTTTGCCAGGCCCGAAGAGCCGGCCCGGAACATTTTAGCCCAGGCCGGTTACACCTGGGATGAAGCAGGTTCCCTGATCTTTCCCAACGGAAGCCCCTTGCCGGAGTTGCGACTGGTGGTGCTGGCCGGTGAGAAGGACTTTTGGCGTCGGTTTTTTGCCCAAGGCTTGCGGGAGAAGCTGGCGGAACTGGGTGTAAAGGTGGAACTTACGGAGGGCGATACGGCCTCTTTACTAGAGACCGTCTTTTTGCATTATGACTATGATTTGTTAATATATGGATGGCAGATTTCACAAGGGTTTCCTGTTCACTTGGTCGAATTACTTTATTCAGGGACAGCAGGGCAGTTTGGACCTAACATCAGTGGTTTCGCCCATCCAGAGTATGATTTTCACGTTGCAAAGCTCCTTGCGGCGGATTCCTTAGGGGAGATCTCAGCCCAAGCCGGGGAGCTTGTGCGGATTGTAGCGGAGGAATTGCCTTTGCTCCCTTTGTTCTTTAATGAGGACGGGTTCATACATAGCAAGGATTCGTCTGTCCGCAGGTATTTCAATTTTGCAGGAGGCTTTTGGTCCTTTGCCGGCTTTCATTTTGCCCCCTAG
- a CDS encoding peptidoglycan DD-metalloendopeptidase family protein has product MAWRKAQLTPLVGLMLVFGLLVGIAYGVDGRVLERGMKGSDVLELQRQLAELGYGVKPDGVFGPETERAVKQFQADFNLTVDGIVGPKTFAVLGEVQRYIEYVVKPGDTLWDLAREFQTTVEAIKARNNLRSDRIVVGQVLKIDRSFAGGEVSDLVYVVSRGDNLYNIAKQYNTTVDALISVNNIKNPNVLPVGKTLIIPGIASGGTRKLQMIWPVTGRISSDFGRRIHPIRKVEDFHSGIDIAVPTGTRVRAAADGVVTFSGWMGGFGYTVVIDHGDGVETLYAHNSQLQVSVGTKVKQGDTIALSGNTGTSTGPHLHFSIKVDGEYVDPANWLMN; this is encoded by the coding sequence TTGGCCTGGCGAAAAGCACAGCTGACCCCCCTGGTGGGGTTGATGCTGGTTTTTGGTTTGCTTGTAGGGATTGCTTATGGAGTTGATGGTCGTGTCTTGGAACGGGGCATGAAGGGTTCCGATGTCTTGGAGCTGCAAAGGCAGTTGGCGGAACTGGGCTATGGGGTGAAACCCGACGGCGTTTTCGGCCCTGAGACCGAGCGGGCAGTGAAGCAGTTTCAAGCGGATTTCAATTTGACCGTTGATGGGATCGTCGGACCCAAGACCTTTGCGGTCTTGGGAGAAGTACAAAGATATATCGAATATGTGGTGAAGCCGGGAGATACCCTCTGGGATTTGGCCCGGGAGTTTCAGACCACGGTGGAGGCCATCAAGGCCCGGAACAACCTGAGAAGTGACCGGATCGTGGTGGGTCAGGTGTTGAAGATCGATCGCTCCTTTGCCGGTGGCGAGGTCTCCGATTTGGTCTATGTGGTCAGTCGCGGCGATAATCTTTATAACATCGCTAAGCAGTACAATACCACCGTCGATGCCCTGATCTCAGTGAATAACATTAAGAACCCCAATGTGCTGCCGGTGGGGAAGACCTTGATCATTCCGGGCATTGCCAGCGGGGGAACGCGGAAGCTGCAGATGATCTGGCCGGTGACCGGGAGGATCTCGTCGGACTTTGGGCGGCGGATTCACCCCATCCGCAAGGTGGAGGACTTCCACAGCGGAATCGATATCGCGGTTCCCACGGGAACCCGGGTGCGGGCCGCAGCCGATGGTGTGGTGACCTTCAGCGGCTGGATGGGTGGCTTTGGGTATACGGTGGTGATCGATCACGGTGATGGGGTCGAGACCCTCTATGCCCACAACTCTCAGCTGCAGGTTTCGGTGGGCACCAAAGTGAAACAGGGGGATACCATTGCCCTCAGTGGCAACACCGGCACCAGCACCGGTCCCCATTTACACTTTTCCATCAAGGTGGACGGGGAATATGTGGACCCGGCCAACTGGTTGATGAATTAG
- the scfA gene encoding six-cysteine peptide SCIFF, which yields MKQGHVRTLVGSLVDDFAPSCGKCHASCQSACKTSCTVGNQVCRRKEERIRRSTGRRSLAG from the coding sequence ATGAAACAAGGACACGTGAGAACATTAGTTGGTTCGCTGGTCGACGACTTCGCCCCTAGTTGCGGCAAGTGTCATGCCTCTTGCCAATCGGCATGCAAGACCTCCTGCACTGTAGGAAATCAGGTGTGCCGGCGGAAGGAAGAACGGATTCGTCGTTCTACCGGGCGACGGAGTCTGGCGGGGTAA
- the scfB gene encoding thioether cross-link-forming SCIFF peptide maturase: MRNVHLFQLGAGQFKRQVAVDGTTGAIHLLDEKAYALAQDWLQGKPLPDSPAGRELQTLVAEGVLGAPVDPVDTRLQQLLTTQAQGGIKALCLNVAHDCNLACRYCFANRGHLTPGKRLMDERTAQEAVEFLLAHSKDRNPVEVDFFGGEPLLNWDVVAKTILFGERAAAKAGKELLFTLTTNGWDLDAERIAFLKDHRVALVLSLDGRREVNDRMRRRGQESVYDRVVPRFRQLAAAVGEENYYLRGTYTAQNLDFLEDVKHLLELGFRNLSLEPVVLPEDHPVALTEEHLAQVRDEYQRLAEHYLEHALKGEPYRFFHFELDLEGGSCVSKRVSGCAAGTEYFAVAPAGELYPCHQLVGQREFLLGSVTQGITRPDIGGSMAACNILTKEECKQCWARFYCGGGCHASAWNYNRNLERPHGLSCKLQQLRLEYAIYVQAILAEAGIVGHGDRFR, from the coding sequence ATGAGAAATGTCCACCTGTTTCAATTGGGGGCCGGTCAGTTTAAACGGCAAGTGGCCGTAGATGGTACCACCGGGGCCATCCATCTGCTAGATGAAAAGGCCTACGCCTTGGCTCAGGATTGGCTGCAAGGGAAGCCCTTGCCCGACTCCCCCGCAGGCAGGGAATTGCAGACCCTTGTGGCCGAAGGGGTGCTGGGTGCACCGGTGGACCCCGTGGACACAAGATTGCAGCAGCTTTTGACCACACAGGCCCAGGGCGGGATCAAGGCCTTGTGTTTGAATGTGGCCCACGATTGTAACTTGGCGTGCCGCTATTGTTTTGCCAATCGGGGCCATCTTACCCCTGGTAAGCGCCTGATGGATGAAAGGACCGCCCAGGAGGCGGTGGAGTTTCTCCTGGCCCACAGCAAAGACCGGAACCCGGTGGAGGTGGATTTCTTCGGGGGTGAGCCCTTACTCAACTGGGATGTGGTGGCGAAGACCATCCTCTTCGGGGAAAGGGCCGCCGCAAAGGCCGGGAAAGAGCTCTTGTTTACCTTGACCACCAATGGCTGGGATCTGGATGCGGAACGTATTGCCTTCCTAAAGGATCATCGGGTGGCCTTAGTGTTGAGTCTTGACGGGCGGAGGGAAGTGAACGACCGGATGCGGCGCCGGGGCCAGGAGTCGGTCTATGACCGGGTGGTGCCGCGGTTTAGGCAGTTGGCCGCGGCGGTGGGGGAAGAGAACTACTATCTGCGGGGTACCTATACGGCACAGAACCTGGATTTTCTCGAAGACGTCAAACATTTGCTGGAGCTTGGCTTTCGGAACCTCTCCCTGGAGCCGGTGGTGTTGCCCGAGGACCATCCGGTGGCCTTAACCGAAGAACACCTGGCCCAGGTGCGGGATGAGTACCAACGGCTGGCAGAACACTATCTGGAACACGCGCTCAAAGGCGAGCCTTACCGCTTTTTCCACTTTGAGCTGGATCTGGAGGGGGGAAGCTGCGTGAGCAAGCGGGTGAGCGGTTGTGCCGCGGGCACCGAATATTTTGCTGTAGCGCCCGCAGGAGAGCTTTACCCCTGTCACCAATTGGTGGGCCAGCGGGAATTCCTCCTGGGCAGTGTGACCCAAGGGATTACCCGGCCCGATATCGGAGGATCGATGGCGGCCTGCAACATTCTTACCAAGGAAGAATGCAAGCAGTGTTGGGCCCGGTTCTATTGCGGCGGTGGCTGTCATGCTAGCGCGTGGAATTATAACAGGAATTTGGAACGGCCCCATGGATTGAGCTGTAAGCTACAGCAGCTGCGGCTGGAATATGCCATCTATGTACAGGCCATCTTGGCCGAGGCGGGGATTGTCGGTCACGGAGACCGATTCCGTTAA